In Modestobacter versicolor, a single genomic region encodes these proteins:
- a CDS encoding PGPGW domain-containing protein, which produces MKTVAIAVLGGLLTLAGIGLLVLPGPGFIVIFAGLAVLATRFSWAKKPLDYAQDKAQQGIEEVGKSPLRAAGALLAALALIAVGVLTLAGLDLPFLNAFTAVILILSGLFLVGSVVMARRQEKREEARAHLPAATPGTAGAYRVAGPEAD; this is translated from the coding sequence ATGAAGACCGTCGCCATCGCCGTTCTCGGCGGCCTGCTCACCCTCGCCGGCATCGGGCTGCTCGTCCTGCCCGGCCCCGGCTTCATCGTCATCTTCGCCGGTCTCGCCGTGCTGGCCACCCGCTTCAGCTGGGCGAAGAAGCCGCTCGACTACGCCCAGGACAAGGCGCAGCAGGGGATCGAGGAGGTCGGCAAGAGCCCGCTGCGGGCTGCCGGGGCGCTGCTGGCCGCGCTGGCCCTCATCGCGGTGGGCGTGCTCACCCTGGCCGGGCTGGACCTGCCGTTCCTCAACGCCTTCACCGCGGTCATCCTGATCCTGTCCGGCCTGTTCCTGGTCGGCAGCGTCGTCATGGCCCGCCGCCAGGAGAAGCGCGAGGAGGCCCGGGCGCACCTGCCCGCCGCCACGCCGGGCACCGCCGGCGCGTACCGCGTCGCCGGCCCCGAGGCCGACTGA
- a CDS encoding amidase, producing the protein MDDDLCTRPATELAALVRDREVSARELVDAHLDRIERLNPALNAIVTLDAEGARAEADAADARLAAGEPVGPLHGLPIAHKDTHATGGMRTTWGSPLHADTVPAHDELVVARLRAAGAIRLGKTNVPEFAAGSHTFNTLFGATHNPYRHGLSAGGSSGGAAAALAAGLVPIAEGSDMGGSLRNPAAFCNVVGLRPTPGRVPTHPAAIGWSQLSVQGPMGRTVADVALGLSALAGPDPRVPISLGDPGAPFAAPLPTELTGLRVAWAPTLGGRVPVDPAITAVLEASLGVFTDLGATVEEDCPDLTGADEAFGVLRAWLFEASYGDLVRRNPDRVKETIRWNAARGAELTGADVGRAEVAHTALYERVVAFFDRFDVLLAPTTQVLPFPVEQEYPTSVGDVEFDDYLGWMRSCTLVSATGCPALSVPGGFTPDGLPVGLQVVAAPRADRRVLEVGHAFEQATGFGRRRPDLG; encoded by the coding sequence GTGGACGACGACCTGTGCACCCGCCCGGCGACCGAGCTGGCTGCGCTGGTGCGCGACCGCGAGGTGTCGGCCCGCGAGCTGGTGGACGCCCACCTCGACCGGATCGAGCGGCTGAACCCGGCGCTCAACGCCATCGTCACGCTGGACGCCGAGGGCGCCCGGGCCGAGGCCGACGCCGCCGACGCCCGGCTGGCCGCCGGCGAGCCGGTCGGACCGCTGCACGGCCTGCCGATCGCGCACAAGGACACCCATGCCACCGGCGGCATGCGGACGACGTGGGGCTCGCCGCTGCACGCCGACACCGTGCCGGCGCACGACGAGCTGGTGGTCGCCCGGCTGCGCGCCGCGGGGGCGATCCGGCTCGGCAAGACCAACGTGCCGGAGTTCGCGGCCGGCTCGCACACCTTCAACACCCTGTTTGGCGCCACCCACAACCCCTACCGGCACGGGCTGTCCGCCGGCGGCTCCTCCGGGGGTGCCGCCGCCGCGCTGGCCGCCGGTCTGGTGCCGATCGCCGAGGGCAGCGACATGGGCGGCTCGCTGCGCAACCCGGCCGCGTTCTGCAACGTCGTCGGCCTGCGGCCCACGCCCGGCCGGGTGCCCACCCACCCCGCCGCGATCGGCTGGTCGCAGCTGTCGGTGCAGGGCCCGATGGGCCGCACGGTCGCCGACGTCGCGCTCGGCCTGTCCGCGCTCGCCGGCCCCGACCCCCGGGTGCCCATCTCGCTCGGCGACCCCGGTGCGCCCTTCGCCGCTCCGCTGCCCACCGAGCTCACCGGGCTGCGGGTGGCCTGGGCCCCCACGCTGGGCGGGCGGGTGCCGGTCGACCCGGCGATCACCGCCGTCCTCGAGGCCTCCCTGGGTGTCTTCACCGACCTGGGCGCCACCGTCGAGGAGGACTGCCCCGACCTGACCGGCGCCGACGAGGCGTTCGGCGTCCTGCGGGCGTGGCTGTTCGAGGCCAGCTATGGCGACTTGGTGCGGCGCAACCCCGACCGGGTCAAGGAGACGATCCGGTGGAACGCCGCCCGCGGCGCCGAGCTCACCGGCGCGGACGTCGGCCGGGCCGAGGTGGCGCACACGGCGCTGTACGAGCGGGTGGTCGCCTTCTTCGACCGCTTCGACGTGCTGCTGGCGCCGACCACGCAGGTGCTGCCGTTCCCGGTCGAGCAGGAGTACCCGACCTCGGTGGGTGACGTCGAGTTCGACGACTACCTGGGCTGGATGCGCTCCTGCACGCTGGTCTCGGCGACCGGTTGCCCGGCGCTGTCGGTGCCCGGCGGGTTCACCCCCGACGGGCTGCCGGTGGGGCTCCAGGTCGTCGCGGCGCCCCGGGCCGACCGGCGGGTGCTGGAGGTCGGGCACGCGTTCGAGCAGGCCACCGGCTTCGGCCGGCGCCGGCCCGACCTCGGCTGA
- a CDS encoding PP2C family protein-serine/threonine phosphatase, translated as MLVLDSAAVSTRGPRPDNQDSAVGGPLLIAIADGVGGNVGGAVASSLVVNWLAPLASGSLGDGADDPVRVVASANERIRAAYTERPRLRTMATTLSAFHVDAEGIALLHIGDSRAYLLAGDELTQISTDHTLVQALIDAGSLTPAEARVHPQRSAVYAALHGADDDVAALDVIRLDARPGDRLMVCSDGLSDVVPPSVIRDLLVAGPPAQAAAALRDAALAGPPTDNITVVVADVRETTREDTPARISTVGAAGELREETAEALEAVWPGPVPVGLVQHRPR; from the coding sequence GTGTTGGTGCTCGACAGCGCGGCCGTCTCCACCCGCGGACCGCGCCCGGACAACCAGGACTCCGCGGTCGGCGGACCGCTGCTGATCGCCATCGCCGACGGCGTCGGCGGCAACGTCGGCGGGGCCGTGGCCTCGTCGCTGGTGGTCAACTGGCTGGCCCCGCTGGCCTCCGGCAGCCTCGGCGACGGCGCCGACGACCCGGTGCGGGTGGTGGCCAGCGCGAACGAGCGGATCCGCGCGGCCTACACCGAGCGGCCCCGGCTGCGCACGATGGCGACCACGCTGTCGGCGTTCCACGTCGACGCCGAGGGCATCGCGCTGCTGCACATCGGCGACTCGCGCGCCTACCTGCTGGCCGGTGACGAGCTGACCCAGATCAGCACCGACCACACGCTGGTGCAGGCGCTGATCGACGCCGGCTCGCTGACCCCGGCCGAGGCCCGGGTGCACCCGCAGCGCTCGGCGGTCTACGCCGCCCTGCACGGTGCGGACGACGACGTCGCGGCGCTGGACGTCATCCGGCTGGACGCCCGCCCCGGCGACCGGCTCATGGTCTGCTCCGACGGGCTGTCCGACGTGGTGCCGCCCAGCGTGATCCGCGACCTGCTCGTCGCCGGCCCGCCGGCCCAGGCCGCCGCGGCGCTGCGGGACGCCGCCCTCGCCGGGCCGCCGACCGACAACATCACCGTCGTGGTGGCCGACGTCCGGGAGACCACCCGCGAGGACACCCCGGCGCGGATCTCCACGGTGGGCGCCGCGGGGGAGCTGCGCGAGGAGACCGCCGAGGCGCTGGAGGCCGTCTGGCCCGGGCCCGTGCCGGTCGGCCTGGTGCAGCACCGCCCGCGCTGA
- the yaaA gene encoding peroxide stress protein YaaA, whose amino-acid sequence MLVLLPPSETKHPGGDGAPLDLTTLAAPELTPLREQLVDAVVSLSADVPAARAALDLSPKQDDEIARNAALRTSPTMPAIERYTGVLYDALDVRSLTRAQRRRADQRLAVGSALFGVLRADDAVPGYRLSAGSTLPGLPTLRSLWKPVLTDVLAGIDDLVVDLRSGAYAELAPVPGAVTVQVLSERPDGTRAVVSHFNKAHKGRLARLLATTTGEPDSVVRLRALLRRAGLHVEHAGGTELTLVVPAAAIPQR is encoded by the coding sequence GTGCTCGTGCTGCTGCCCCCCTCGGAGACCAAGCACCCCGGCGGCGACGGCGCCCCGCTCGACCTGACCACCCTCGCGGCACCCGAGCTGACCCCGCTGCGCGAGCAGCTGGTGGACGCCGTGGTGTCGCTGTCCGCCGACGTCCCCGCGGCCCGTGCCGCGCTGGACCTGTCGCCGAAGCAGGACGACGAGATCGCCCGCAACGCCGCGCTGCGCACCAGCCCGACGATGCCGGCGATCGAGCGGTACACCGGCGTCCTCTACGACGCCCTCGACGTCCGGTCGCTGACCCGTGCCCAGCGGCGCCGGGCCGACCAGCGGCTGGCGGTCGGCTCGGCGCTGTTCGGCGTGCTGCGCGCGGACGACGCCGTCCCGGGCTACCGGCTGTCGGCGGGCAGCACGCTGCCCGGGCTGCCCACCCTGCGGTCGCTGTGGAAGCCGGTGCTCACCGACGTGCTGGCCGGTATCGACGACCTGGTCGTGGACCTGCGGTCGGGCGCGTACGCCGAGCTGGCCCCGGTGCCCGGTGCGGTGACCGTGCAGGTGCTCAGCGAGCGGCCGGACGGGACGCGGGCGGTGGTGTCGCACTTCAACAAGGCGCACAAGGGTCGGCTGGCCCGGCTGCTGGCGACCACCACCGGTGAGCCGGACTCCGTCGTCCGGCTGCGGGCGCTGCTTCGGCGGGCGGGGTTGCACGTGGAACATGCCGGCGGCACCGAGCTGACCCTCGTCGTCCCGGCCGCCGCGATACCTCAGCGCTGA